TCGGAATCGGCGGCGAGGGCGGCGAACAGATCGAGCCCCCGAACACGCTCGGCACCATGCCCGGCTCCGTGCCCGGCTCCGCGCTCGGCACCATGCCCGGCTCCGCGCTCGGCGGCCCGCCGGAACGCGCCTTCCAGGGCGACGACCGCACACGGCGACCAGCCGAAGATCCGGTCGTCACCAGCCGCCGGCTCGGCCTCACGTACGGCGGGCAGCAGTCGCGCACTCGAGACCTCGACGGATCGCTGCCAGCGCAGACCGTAGCCGATGGACCGCTGGGCGAGGTAGCCGAGGACGCGGGCGAGCCGGCGATCGTCGTCGAAGGCGGCACCGACGTCCGGGTCGGACTCGACGAGCGCGTGCAGCAGGTGCGCGGTGTCGATGTGCCGGTCCCCGTCCCGGAGCGCTCTGCGGCGCGCACCCGCCAGGACCGCCGCGAGCGACGGCGTGAGGAAGGAGTCGAGCTCGGCGCGCGGGGCGACGATCTGCCCGAGCGGCGGAGGGAGAGGAACGGGACGGTGCACCCTCCCACCTCATCAGGCCGGGGCGGCCGGAACATCGGCGGGGAGAAGCATGTCCGCATCCCACCGGAGTCTGGCACGGACGCACGACCCCTCCTCCTTACGGAGGAGATTGCGGCCGTTCGCAACCAAGGGGCGCGCGCCGCCTTGCATTGCGCCCCCGATGCAACCGCGGGCCCGTTGCCGATCGTCCTCCGGTCGTGTTCTGGATGGTCGCTCTGCTCGCGCTCGATGGGCGGCAGCACGTGTACCGGGTGTACGCACCCCGGGAGGCGCTGCCCGCCGATCTGTTCTGGGCCGCGTTCCACTGCCACGAGGAGGACGGGGGGCCACGCGTCTCCGACAGCTTCGACTCGTCGGAGATCTGGTGGATCGGCGACGGCGCGGGCCCGGCCGCAGCAGAACTGACGATTCATCAGTATTGAATGTTCACGGCCGTACGGCTACGTTCCGCGACACCGGAACCAGTTGGCACGCCTGAAGGGGTGGTCGCATGGCCGAAGTCAGCGCGGAGGCACGGATCGAGGCCCCGGCCGGAAAGGTCTGGGCGCGGCTCACGGACTTCTCCTCGTACGGCGAGTGGAACGCCACCCACACCAGCTTCCCGAGCGGCGGCCCGGCGTCCCTGGAGACGGGCGCCACCTTCACCGAGAACATGAAGCTGATGGGCTTCCCGGCCGAGGTGCTCTGGACGGTCGAGGAACTGGAGACCGACCGGGCGCTCGGCATCAAGGGCAAGGGCCCGATGGGCGTCACCGTCACCACCCGCTACTCGCTCGCCGCGGACGGCGAGGCGACAACGGTGCGGATCGAGGGAGAGTTCACCGGAGCCGCGGTCTCCCTGATGGCGGGCAAGCTCAAGGACTCGGCGACGGCGGCGCTGACGGAGTCACTCCGAAAGCTCTCAGGCCTGGTCGTCTGAGCCGAACCGAACGCAACGCAACGCGTGCGAGGGCCCTGCGGTGTACACCGCAGGGCCCTTGCACATGCCCTCAAACCTCAAACCTCGGACCGCAGCCCTCAGTCCTCAGCCCTCAGCCCTCAGCCCTCAGTCCTCAGTCCTCAGTCCTCAGTCCTCATCGGCAAGGATGAGATACAGCTTCTTGCGGGCCTCGTTGATCACACCGACGGCCTTCTGCCGCTGCTCGGTGGTCCCGGTCTTCCAGACCTGCCCGAACGCCTCCATCAGACCGAAGCCGGCCTGCCGAATCTCGTTCACGGCCTCCCAGTCGACCCCGCGCCCGGCCTCTTCCCACGGGGCCTCCGGCCCCGCCTCGGCCTCGGCGCGCCCGGCGTCGGTGAGCGTGAACAGCTTCTTGCCACCCTCACTCGCGCTGGTGATCAACCCCTCGTCCTCCAGCATCTGAAGGGTGGGGTAGACCGAGCCGGGACTGGGCTTCCAGGCCCCGTCGCTGCGCTCGCCGATCTCGCGGATCATCTCGTAGCCGTGCATGGGGCGGTCCTTCAGGAGGGCCAGGATCGACGCACGCACGTCACCGCGCCGCGCCCTCCCACGCACCCCGCCACGACCGCGCCCCCCGAACCCGCCGCCGAAGGGCCCGCCGCCACCGAAGCCGGGCCCGAAGGGCCCGAACGCGGCACGCCGTCCCTCGAAGTCCCCCCGAGGGCCGGGGCCGCAGCCTCCACGACCGGCTCCGTGTCCGTTTCCGTACTCGTGTCCATGTGAACGCATCGCAACGCTCCTTCCATCGGGATTCCATCGTCGAACTGTCGCGATGCCTCAACGATATATCGGAACTGTTCACCGAGCAAGGCAACGACACAGAAGTCGCCTGCCTCAGCGACGGCGACCCGAGGCCGTCGGGAGTGACGCCCAGGAACCGGTCCAGTTCTCGGCGATTGGCCTTGGCCCGCGGATTTCCGCACCTTGTACGGTCAGCGGCATGCGGATCCGAATCGTCGACGCCTTCACCGACCAGCCCTTCTCCGGAAACCCGGCCGGAGTCCTCCTCCTCGACTCCTTCCCGGACGACGCCTGGCTCCAGAAGGTCGCCGCGGAGGTGAACCTCTCCGAGACGGCCTTCGCCCACCCTCTGCCCGCCGGCGGCGACGCGGACTGGGCCCTGCGCTGGTTCACCCCCACCACCGAGGTCGACATGTGCGGCCACGCCACCCTCGCCACGGCCCACGTCCTGCACACCACGGGCACGGCGAGCGGCACCGTCCGCTTCGCCACCCGGTCCGGAATCCTGGGCGCCACCGCCGCCGCGGACGGCTCCATCACGATGGACTTCCCGACCTCGTCCCTCTCCCCCGTCCCCGTCCCCGAGGGGCTGGAGAAGGCGCTCGGCGCCGAGGTCGTCGCCGTCCACGACACGGCCGCCCACATCGGCGACCTCGTGGTCGAGCTTCGCGACGAGGCCACCGTCCGCGCCCTGACACCGGACTTCGGCGCCCTCGTGGGCCTCTCCTCGCGCGGCATCATCGCCACCGCCGCGGCCGAGAACCCCGCCAACGGCTACCACTTCGTCTCCCGCGGCTTCTTCCCGGCCGTCGGCATCGACGAGGACCCGGTGACCGGCAGCGCCCACACGGCACTCGCCCCCTACTGGTCGGCCCGCTTCGGCCGCGAGGACCTCACCGGCTTCCAGGGAGGCGCCCGCACCGGCCACGTCCACACCCGGCTCCGCGGCGAGCGCACCCTGCTGACCGGCCACGCCGTCACGGTCATCGAGGGCGACCTGCACGCCTGACGGATCCCCTACGGAAACAAGGGTGGGGCGTACGGCTCAAGCCGTACGCCCCACCCCGCCGAATCGCCGCTCCTCACCCCGCCGAATCGCCGCTCCTCACCCGGTCGGCAGCCACCCCACCTTGCCCGCCAGCAGCCCGTACCCGACGAAGGCCACGATGTCGAGCAGCGCATGCGCCACGACAAGCGGCCCGACCCGCCCCCAGCGGCGGTACAGCAGGACGAAGACGACGCCCATCACCACGTTGCCGAGGAAGCCGCCGATGCCCTGGTAGAGGTGGTACGAGCCGCGCAGCACCGAACTCGCCACCAGGGCCGCCATCGGCGTCCACCCCAACTGCCCGAGTCTGCGCAGCAGGTAGCCGACGACGATGACCTCCTCCAGTACGGAGTTCTGGATCGCCGACAGGATCAGCACCGGGTACTTCCACCACACGTCCGGCAGCGACTCCGGCACCACCGTCAGGTTGAACCCGGTCGCCCGCGCCGCCAGGTAGAAGGCGAGCCCCGCACTCCCGATCCCGGCCGCGACCAGCGCCCCGCGCCCCAGGTCGGGCCAGGGCCGGGTCCGGTCGAAGCCGATCACCCGGAGCCCGACGCCCTCGCGCAGCAGGAGATGGGCGACGAGGAGCACCGGAACGAGCGCCGAGGCGATGCCGAAGAGCTGCCAGGACAGATCGAGCCACGGTCGGCCCGGCGCGTACGAGCCGTTGAGCGTCGCCGCCTGCTCCTTCAGCGACCCCGGCTTGGTCAGGGAGCCGATGAAGCTGATGAGGGACGACAACGCGCTGGCGCCGAGCGAGAGCGCGAGCACGATGAGGGTCTCGGAGCGCAGCACCTTGCGCGGCAGACCTCCGGGGGGCAGGGAAGCGTCCCTCACGTCTTGCTCCGACACCACACCTGTCTCCTCTTCCCCTCGCGGGCGCACGCCGTTCCGGCGGTCCCGGCGGACACCGTCCGGCCGCGACCACCTTGACATGATCACCCATGCTCCGGGCCGCCGCCCGGAGCCGAGGGGCAGGGGTCAGTCGATCCCCACGGGCCAGGTGTGCACCGGCTCCCCCTCGTGCATGAGCGTCCGGTAGCGGCGGGTGGTCGCCGCGAGCGCCGCCTCCCGGTCGAGACCCGACTCCAGCGCCTTGTGGAAGGTGTCGGCCTGCCAGGAGGCGCCGTTCACCTTCCGCAGGCAGCGCTGCTCGATCACCCCGAGGTAGAAGTCCCGGTCGGCCGGCTCGATGTTCCAGGCGTCCAGACCGGCGGCGGCGAGCGGCAGGAGTTCGTCGAGGACGAGCCGTACCGCCGGCAGGGTCGCGACACCGCCCGCGCGGCCCGAGCGGGGCCAGCGCAGCTCCGCCTCGATGCCGTGGCGGCAGGCCGTGTCGAAGTTGGCCTCGGCGTCCTCGAAGGCCATCCGCTTCCAGACCGGCCGCGGCTCGTCGGCGAGCGAGCGTACGAGCCCGTAGTAGAAGGCGGCGTTGGCGATCACGTCGGTCACGGTGGGCCCCGCAGGCAGGACCCGGTTCTCGACGCGCAGGTGCGGGACCCCGTCGACCCAGCCGTACACGGGTCTGTTCCAGCGGTAGACCGTGCCGTTGTGCAGGACGAGCTCCTGGAGCTTCGGCACCCCGCCCTCGTCGAGGACGAGCAGCGGGTCCTCCTCGTCGCAGATGGGGAGCAGCGCGGGGAAGTAGCGGAGGTTCTCCTCGAAGAGGTCGTACACCGAGTCCACCCACCGCTCCCCGAACCAGGTGCGCGGCCGGACTCCCTGGGACTGCAGCTCGGGCGGCCGGGTGTCGGTGGCCTGCTGGAACAGCGGCGGGCGGGACTCGCGCCACACCTCGCGGCCGAAGACGAAGGGGGCGTTCGCACCGAGGGCGATCTGTACGCCCGACACCGCCTGGGCCGCGTTCCAGACGGCGGCGAAGCGGGCGGGCGTCACCTGGAGGTGGAGCTGGACGGAGGTGCAGGCGGCCTCGGGCACGATCGACTCCGAGGTGCACAGGAGCCGTTCGACACCGTGGATGTCGAGGGTGAAGTCCTCGCCCCGGGCGGCGAGGATCTGGCCGTTGAGGAGCGCGTACCGGTCGGCGGCCGACAGGTTCTCGAGGACCAGGTCGCTCTGGGTGAGCGTGGGCAGTATGCCGATCATGACGACGCCCGCGTCGAGTTCCCTGGCCTTGCGGTCGGCATATCCGAGTCCGGTGCCGATCTCCTCCGCGAGCCGGTCGAATACCCTCCCGCCGAGCCGGTGCGGAGCGATGTTCACTTCCAGATTGAACAATCCGAGTTCCGTCTGGAAATCGGTGCTGGCGATCCTTTCCAGGACCGGCGCGTTGAGCATCCGGGGCAGTCCGTCGGCGCCGGCGAGATTGAGTTCGATCTCCAGGCCCATGAGATTGCGGGGCCGGTCGAACCTCTTCTCCGCCAGGAGCCTCGCGAGCCCCGCGAGACACTGCTGGAGCTTTCTCCGGTACTGCTGCCGGTCGGACGGTCCAAACCCGTCCGCGTCGACCTTCTCCCCCATCGAAGCGTCCCTCCCACAGTGGGCAGCCGCCACGACGGCCGCGCGTCACGGACCATGATGCCCAGCCCACTGATCCACAACGCCTGCGGCGGGAAGCCTTCGGAAGATAGGCTGGAGGGAGCTCTCCGGCGGCACATCCCGAAGGCATGGAACGGTCGACATATACCAATGTCCTATTGTCCCGTGACGGGGGATGTGAATTCAGCCGTCCGGCTCGGCGAGGAATACGCAGGTGAGAGGCGTGCAGGAGCCGTGATTCCGCCTGAACGGCCGTTGAATAAGGCTTGATGACGTCTTGTCAGGAATATCGGTGACGTCTAGCGGAAACACTGTGTGAACACGTGTCGTATAAACTCCGCGGACGAGGCAGAGTGTTGGCGCCCGGCCACGGCCCCAAGGCCCCTCTCTGGCCGCGCCGCCGACAGCGCCGTCGTACCTGCCCACGCATCACCGTGTCTCCTGAGTGAGAGGCGACCCACCATGCTCCGACCCTCCCCGGCCCCTGCGCCGGCCCTCCGCAGTGTCCTCGCGGCCCTCGGCTCACCGACCGCCGTCCGTGAGGCGCGAACTCCCGCCCTGCGGGCCACGCAGGGACCACTGAGCCCCGAACTCCCCTTGCCCGTGCACGTCCTCGGCGTCACCGGGACACCGGGACGGACCCCCCGCACCCGGCTCACCGGCTGGCGGTTCCTGATCCGGAACGGGGGGCGGGCGATCGCCGCCGCGGACACCATGCTCACCCCGGACGGCTGGACGTTCTCGCACTTCTTCGAGGGGCCGTACGTCACGGCGACGGAACAGGCCCTCGCCCACGCCGAGTCGCTGGCCACCCCGTACCAGCCCCGGCTGCTCTCCGTGCCCGAGCTCTACATGCTGACGCTCTGGCTGCACGCCGAACCGGAGGCGGACGGCACGACCGTCACCCCGGCCGCGCCCGACCTCCTGGTACCCCTGGCGCCCGCGCCGCCGGGGATCGCGGCCCACCGGCCGTACCAGGTCGCCGACCTCCTGCCCGTCCTCAGCACGCGTCTCGCGCCGCCGCCCCTCCTGGGCTCGGCGGCGCCCGCCTGATGCACCTCACGCGCGGCTCGGCCCCTTAGAGCCGACCGGCCCCCGCCCCGTGACCCGCCCGGGTCACGGGGCGCACTGCTGTCCGAGAACCGCACCCGAACAGGCCCCCCGAACACCCCTCCCGTACGGACTAGCCCGCTTGGGCCACCCCGAACCACCCGAAGAGACCGTGCAGTTGACCTGAACCGCCCCTGCGGGTGATGCGTCTTCCCCGGAGAGGACGAGCTGCCGCGAAATACCTGCGGAAGACCGTCCATGGGGCAAGACTGGGACCGGAACCGAACCGACCGACGGGGGCGGCGATGAGCGCGAAGAGCCGCAGGACATCCACCACGACGCAGCGAAAGAACCCACCCATGTGCCAGCACCAGCCTGCCTGTCCCACCGCCGACTCCGCCGACCGGGAGGCGGCCCGCCTGATGGCGCACCACCCGGAACAGGGCTGGAGCCTGCTGTGCAACGGTGTCCTGCTCTTCGAGGACACCGGTGAACTGCTGCCGGACGGGCAGATCATCGCCCCGCACCGGCCGCTGACCGCGGGACAGGTGACGACCGCCGCCTGAGGGCGCGGAAGGCGACACCGTACGTACGAGGGAAACGCCGAGGGCCGGCCCGGAGGAGATCCCCCGAACCGGCCCTCGACTCATGCTCAGTTGTCGTACTCGTCCATCGGCGGGCACGAGCAGACCAGGTTCCGGTCGCCGAAGGCGCCGTCGATGCGGCGCACCGGCGGCCAGTACTTGTCGGCGGCCGAGACGCCGGCCGGGAAGACCGCCTCGTCACGGGTGTACGCGTGGTTCCACTCGCCGCCCAGCGCGGCCGCGGTGTGCGGGGCGTTGTGCAGCGGGTTGTCGTCGGCGGGCCACTCGCCGGAGGAGACCTTCTCGATCTCGGCCCGGATCGCGATCATCGTGTCGCAGAAGCGGTCCAGCTCGGTGAGGTCCTCGGACTCCGTCGGCTCGATCATCAGCGTGCCGGCCACCGGGAAGGACATCGTCGGCGCGTGGAAGCCGTAGTCGATCAGGCGCTTGGCGATGTCGTCGACCGTGACACCCGTCTCCTTGGAGAGCGGACGCAGGTCCACGATGCACTCGTGGGCGACCAGACCGGCCGGACCGGTGTAGAGCACCGGGAAGTGCGGCTCCAGGCGCTTGGCGATGTAGTTCGCCGCGAGCACGGCCACCTGCGTGGCGCGCTTGAGGCCCTCGCCGCCCATCAGGCGCACGTACGACCAGGAGATCGGCAGGATGCCCGCGGAGCCCCACGGAGCGGCCGAGATCGGACCGACGCCGGTCTCCGGGCCCGCGGTGGGCTGGAGCGGGTGGTTCGGGAGGTAGGGGGCGAGGTGGGCGCGGACGCCGACCGGGCCGACACCCGGGCCGCCACCGCCGTGCGGGATGCAGAAGGTCTTGTGCAGGTTCAGGTGCGAGACGTCGCCACCGAACTTGCCGGGCTTGGCCAGACCGACCAGCGCGTTGAGGTTGGCGCCGTCGACGTACACCTGACCGCCGGCCTCGTGGACCTCGGCACAGATGTCGGCGACGTGCTCCTCGAAGACGCCGTGCGTCGACGGGTAGGTGATCATCAGCACGGACAGCTCGTCGCGGTACTGCTCGATCTTGGCGCGCAGGTCCGCGACGTCGACCTCGCCGTCGTCGGCGGTCTTGACGACGACGACCTTCATGCCGGCCATCACCGCGGAGGCGGCGTTGGTGCCGTGCGCGGAGGACGGGATGAGGCAGACGGTGCGCTGCAGGTCGCCGTTGGCGCGGTGGTACGCGCGGACGGCGAGCAGACCGGCCAGCTCGCCCTGCGAACCGGCGTTGGGCTGGATCGACACCTTGTCGTAGCCGGTGACCTCGGCGAGGCGCTCCTCGAGCTCGGTGATGAGCGTGACGTAGCCCTGCGCCTGGTCGATCGGGGCGAAGGGGTGGATCTGGCCGAACTCGGGCCAGGTCACCGACTCCATCTCGGTCGTCGCGTTCAGCTTCATCGTGCAGGAGCCGAGCGGGATCATGCCGCGGTCCAGCGCGTAGTCGCGGTCCGCGAGCTTGCGCAGGTAGCGCAGCATCGAGGTCTCGGAGCGGTGCGCGTGGAAGACCGGGTGGGTCAGGTACGCGTCGGAGCGCAGCAGCCCGGCGGGCAGCGTGTCCTCGACGGCCGCGTCCAGGGCCTCGACGTCACCGTCGACACCGAAGGCGGCCCACACGGCGGCGATCTGCTCGCGCCCGGTGGTCTCGTCACACGAGGCGGACACCAGGTCGGCGTCGACGCGGTAGAGGTTCACACCGGCCTCACGGGCGGCGGCCACGACCGCGTCGGCACGACCGGGCACCCGGACGGTCACGGTGTCGAAGAAGCTTCCGTGGACGACCTCGACGCCACCGTTCCGCAGGCCCGCGGCAAGGATCGCGGCGTACCGGTGGGTACGGCGCGCGATGCCCTTCAGCCCCTCGGGCCCGTGGTAGACGGCGTACATCCCGGCCATGACGGCGAGCAGGACCTGCGCCGTACAAATGTTGCTGGTGGCCTTCTCGCGGCGGATGTGCTGCTCGCGGGTCTGCAGGGCGAGGCGGTACGCGCGGTTGCCGTCGGCGTCGACGGACACACCGACCAGACGGCCGGGCAGCGAGCGGGCGTGCTTGTCCTGGACGGCCATGTAGCCGGCGTGCGGCCCGCCGAAGCCCATCGGCACACCGAAGCGCTGCGTCGTACCGACGGCGATGTCCGCGCCCAGCTCGCCGGGCGAGGTGAGCAGGGTCAGCGCGAGCAGGTCGGCGGCGACGGTGACGATCGCACCGAGCTCGTGGGCCTGGTCGATGACGGCCTTGATGTCACGCACGGCGCCGGAAGCACCCGGGTACTGCAGCAGCACGCCGAAAACACCACGCGCGGCGATCTCGTCGGGAATCCCGTCGCTGAGATCGGCGACGACGACCTCGACCCCGGTCGGCTCGGCGCGGGTCTCGATGACGGCGATCGTCTGCGGCAGGGCGTCGGCGTCGACGAGGAAGACACCGTTCTTGACCTTGCCGACGCGCCGGGCGAGGGACATGGCCTCGGCGGCGGCGGTGCCCTCGTCGAGGAGGGAGGCGCCCGAGGTGGGCAGACCGGTCAGGTCGGCGACCGTGGTCTGGAAGTTGAGCAGCGCCTCCAGGCGCCCCTGCGAGATCTCCGGCTGGTACGGCGTGTAGGCCGTGTACCAGGCCGGGTTCTCCATCACGTTCCGCAGGATGACCGGCGGGGTGAAGGTCCCGTAGTAGCCGAGACCGATCATGGGGGCGAGGACCTGGTTGCGGTCGGCGAGCGTGCGCAGCTCGGCGAGCACCTCGGCCTCGGTGCGCGCGGCCGGCAGGCCCAGCGCCTCGGTGTTCTTGATCACGTCCGGCACCGCGGCGGCCGTGAGCTCGTCGAGCGAGCCGTAACCGACCTGGGCGAGCATCTTGGCCCGCGCTTCGGCGTCGGGCCCGATGTGCCGCTGCTCGAACGGGATGCCCTGTTCGAGTTCGGAGAGCGGAATGCGGTTGGCGGTCATGTGCGGAGGCCTCCTGGTCGTCACGACCTGCGAGGGGCACCACGGCGCGGGTACCCGGACGGCCTCCCCCTCTGTCATCTCAACCTGAGAGTTTCACCGGCACGCCTCACGGCACGCCGGCTTTCACCGTCGGTGAGAGCGCATGCCGTCGGACACCGCTCTGCTTTCCAGAGTGACCTCGTCCGCGCGGTACAGGGGCCTGAGAGATTCCGGGGAGGATTTGCTCCTTCGGCGCCCTCCGGAAGGTTTCTCCGGGGGACTCTCCCGCACAGGGTCGACAGCCACAGCCAGCCTACCAGCGAGGTTGCGGCTCCCATCGCTCAAGTGGCCGACATCCCAGTTGTGCACTTTCGTAGGGGTGTAGAGCAGTTGCGACCAGTTGGAGGGACCGTGCAGACCGACATCGATCCGCGCAGCCTGATCGGCCGCAAGGCGTTCGACCGGAACGGAAACAAGATCGGAACCGTGGACGAGGTGTACCTGGACGACGCGACCGGCATCCCGGAATGGGCCGCGCTCCGCACCGGCCTCTTCAGCCGGGACGCGTTCGTCCCTCTGGAACCGAGCGACCTGATGGAAGACGGCCTCCACATCCCGTTCGAACGCGCCCTCATCAAGGACGCCCCCGACTTCGGCGTGGGCCGCCACCTCTCCCCCGAGCAGGAACTCCAGCTCTACCGCCACTACAGCCTCACGCTCCCCCCGCCACCCCAGGACACCGACTTCGGCCGCCTGGCGGGCCAGGAAGGCCCCTGACGCCGAACACGGCCCCGGGCACGCACTCGACCTGACTCCGAGCCCCTGCCGGCCCACGGGGCCATGGGGCGCGATCCACGGGCCCGCACGGCGGTCCGCCGCGAGGGGTGGGAACCCCAGCCCGGCCGCAAGGCCGGGCGCACCCCATCGGACCCGCACCCAGCCGGCACCGGACCCGCACCGGCCCGCGCCCCTCACGCCCCCGCGCGACACCCGTCCCGCACCAGCGGCAACGGCTCCGCCGGCTCCAGCTCCGGATCGTCGACCGAGAACGTCCGTACGCGCCCCGGCTCCGACCACGGCTCCTCGAACCGCACCGTGACCCTCCCGACCCCGCTTCCCTGTACCCACCCAGGCCCGTGCACCGCGTGCCGTACGTCGTGCCCGGGCGCCCAGCGCCGCTCGACGGCAACGGACGCGGCAACCTCATCGGCCCCGCCCGGCTCAGGGTCGACCGCCGCCACGGCCCCGACACCACCGGCACCCGCGCCGCCGCCCCCGGCCTCCTCCGCCTGCGCGAAGAGGTCCTCCTGCGTATAGTCCGCGAGCCCGCTCACTCCCACACCGAGCAGCCGCACACCCCCGGTCGTGTCGACCGCCTCGAGGAGCCGCCCCGCGGCCTCCCGGACGACCACCGGATCGTCCGTGGGCCCCCGCAGCGTCTCGGACCGCGTCAACGTCGAGAAGTCGAACCGCCGCACCTTGAGGACGATGGTCCGCCCCGAGTGCCCGGACGCCCGCAACCGCCCCACACACCGCTCCGCGAGCCGGTCCACCTCGGTCCGGATCCGTACCCGGTCGTGCAGGTCCACGTCGAAGGTGTCCTCGACCGACACCGACTTGGCGTCCCGCTCGGCCACCACGCGCCTGTCGTCGTACCCCTGGGCCATCCGATGGAGCGAGGCCCCGTGCGCCCGCCCCAGCAGCCGTACGAGCTCGTCCTCGCCCGCCTCGGCGAGATCCGACACCGTGGTCATCCCGGCACGCCGCAGATGCTCCCCGGTCGCGGGCCCGACCCCGGGCAGGATCCGCACCGAACGCGGCCCCAGGAGCTCCCGCTCGGTCCCCGGCTCGATGAGCACGAGCCCGTCCGGCTTGGCCTCCTCGGAGGCGATCTTCGCGATCATCTTCGACCCCGCGAGCCCCACCGACCCGGTGAGGCCCGTCGTCGCCAGGATGTCGACCCGGAGCCGCTCGCCGACGGCCCGCGCGCCGGCGCTGTCGTGGGCGAGGTCCCCGGCCTCCAGATCGACGAAGGCCTCGTCGAGGCTGAGCGGCTCGACAAGCGGCGAGAGCCGCCCGAGGAGTTCCATGACCTGTTCGCTGATCGACCGGTAGAAGGCGAAGCGCGGGACGAGATAGGCGGCGTTCGGCGCGAGCCGCCGCGCCTGCCCCATGGGCATGGCCGAGTGGACGCCGAAGCGGCGCGCCTCGTACGAGGCGGTGGCGACCACCCCCCGCGGCCCGAGGCCGCCCACGACCACGGGCTTTCCGCGCAGGCTGGGCTTCGCCGCCTGCTCGGCGGCGGCGAAGAAGGCATCCATGTCGAGATGCAGGATCGTCGGCGCGGCTCTCACACTTCCGATGCTGCCCCATGCCACTGACAACGGGCCCGCGACCACCCCGGCGCACCGACAGCAGTCACAGCCTCAGCCGCCGCAGGAAGCCTCACGAGGCACCCGCAAGCCCACCAGCAGCCGCAGGCCGCCCCCGCACCCGGGAAGCGGCCCCACGACACCACCCAAGGGGAACCAACGCCCCCAGCGGCCTCTCAGACCGCCCTGTCGCGCCGCCGCCGGGCAAGCTCGTCACCCGGGTTGTGCCCGACCAGCGTCTCGCCGGTGTCGACCCGCTCCCCGTGCAGCTGCGAGAGCGCGGCCTCCACGTCCTGCCAGACGACCCCCACGGCGATCCCGAAGACGCCCTGACCGCCCTGGAGGAGGTCGACG
Above is a genomic segment from Streptomyces sp. NBC_00094 containing:
- a CDS encoding Clp protease N-terminal domain-containing protein, which produces MHRPVPLPPPLGQIVAPRAELDSFLTPSLAAVLAGARRRALRDGDRHIDTAHLLHALVESDPDVGAAFDDDRRLARVLGYLAQRSIGYGLRWQRSVEVSSARLLPAVREAEPAAGDDRIFGWSPCAVVALEGAFRRAAERGAGHGAERGAGHGAGHGAERVRGLDLFAALAADSESRAVDVLRRAGVDPGALVARAEARIAGLIDAPLRGGADGSGELPSQQA
- a CDS encoding SRPBCC family protein, producing MAEVSAEARIEAPAGKVWARLTDFSSYGEWNATHTSFPSGGPASLETGATFTENMKLMGFPAEVLWTVEELETDRALGIKGKGPMGVTVTTRYSLAADGEATTVRIEGEFTGAAVSLMAGKLKDSATAALTESLRKLSGLVV
- a CDS encoding PadR family transcriptional regulator — protein: MRASILALLKDRPMHGYEMIREIGERSDGAWKPSPGSVYPTLQMLEDEGLITSASEGGKKLFTLTDAGRAEAEAGPEAPWEEAGRGVDWEAVNEIRQAGFGLMEAFGQVWKTGTTEQRQKAVGVINEARKKLYLILADED
- a CDS encoding PhzF family phenazine biosynthesis protein → MRIRIVDAFTDQPFSGNPAGVLLLDSFPDDAWLQKVAAEVNLSETAFAHPLPAGGDADWALRWFTPTTEVDMCGHATLATAHVLHTTGTASGTVRFATRSGILGATAAADGSITMDFPTSSLSPVPVPEGLEKALGAEVVAVHDTAAHIGDLVVELRDEATVRALTPDFGALVGLSSRGIIATAAAENPANGYHFVSRGFFPAVGIDEDPVTGSAHTALAPYWSARFGREDLTGFQGGARTGHVHTRLRGERTLLTGHAVTVIEGDLHA
- a CDS encoding CPBP family intramembrane glutamic endopeptidase, giving the protein MRDASLPPGGLPRKVLRSETLIVLALSLGASALSSLISFIGSLTKPGSLKEQAATLNGSYAPGRPWLDLSWQLFGIASALVPVLLVAHLLLREGVGLRVIGFDRTRPWPDLGRGALVAAGIGSAGLAFYLAARATGFNLTVVPESLPDVWWKYPVLILSAIQNSVLEEVIVVGYLLRRLGQLGWTPMAALVASSVLRGSYHLYQGIGGFLGNVVMGVVFVLLYRRWGRVGPLVVAHALLDIVAFVGYGLLAGKVGWLPTG
- a CDS encoding glutamate--cysteine ligase is translated as MGEKVDADGFGPSDRQQYRRKLQQCLAGLARLLAEKRFDRPRNLMGLEIELNLAGADGLPRMLNAPVLERIASTDFQTELGLFNLEVNIAPHRLGGRVFDRLAEEIGTGLGYADRKARELDAGVVMIGILPTLTQSDLVLENLSAADRYALLNGQILAARGEDFTLDIHGVERLLCTSESIVPEAACTSVQLHLQVTPARFAAVWNAAQAVSGVQIALGANAPFVFGREVWRESRPPLFQQATDTRPPELQSQGVRPRTWFGERWVDSVYDLFEENLRYFPALLPICDEEDPLLVLDEGGVPKLQELVLHNGTVYRWNRPVYGWVDGVPHLRVENRVLPAGPTVTDVIANAAFYYGLVRSLADEPRPVWKRMAFEDAEANFDTACRHGIEAELRWPRSGRAGGVATLPAVRLVLDELLPLAAAGLDAWNIEPADRDFYLGVIEQRCLRKVNGASWQADTFHKALESGLDREAALAATTRRYRTLMHEGEPVHTWPVGID
- a CDS encoding DUF5999 family protein, translating into MCQHQPACPTADSADREAARLMAHHPEQGWSLLCNGVLLFEDTGELLPDGQIIAPHRPLTAGQVTTAA
- the gcvP gene encoding aminomethyl-transferring glycine dehydrogenase translates to MTANRIPLSELEQGIPFEQRHIGPDAEARAKMLAQVGYGSLDELTAAAVPDVIKNTEALGLPAARTEAEVLAELRTLADRNQVLAPMIGLGYYGTFTPPVILRNVMENPAWYTAYTPYQPEISQGRLEALLNFQTTVADLTGLPTSGASLLDEGTAAAEAMSLARRVGKVKNGVFLVDADALPQTIAVIETRAEPTGVEVVVADLSDGIPDEIAARGVFGVLLQYPGASGAVRDIKAVIDQAHELGAIVTVAADLLALTLLTSPGELGADIAVGTTQRFGVPMGFGGPHAGYMAVQDKHARSLPGRLVGVSVDADGNRAYRLALQTREQHIRREKATSNICTAQVLLAVMAGMYAVYHGPEGLKGIARRTHRYAAILAAGLRNGGVEVVHGSFFDTVTVRVPGRADAVVAAAREAGVNLYRVDADLVSASCDETTGREQIAAVWAAFGVDGDVEALDAAVEDTLPAGLLRSDAYLTHPVFHAHRSETSMLRYLRKLADRDYALDRGMIPLGSCTMKLNATTEMESVTWPEFGQIHPFAPIDQAQGYVTLITELEERLAEVTGYDKVSIQPNAGSQGELAGLLAVRAYHRANGDLQRTVCLIPSSAHGTNAASAVMAGMKVVVVKTADDGEVDVADLRAKIEQYRDELSVLMITYPSTHGVFEEHVADICAEVHEAGGQVYVDGANLNALVGLAKPGKFGGDVSHLNLHKTFCIPHGGGGPGVGPVGVRAHLAPYLPNHPLQPTAGPETGVGPISAAPWGSAGILPISWSYVRLMGGEGLKRATQVAVLAANYIAKRLEPHFPVLYTGPAGLVAHECIVDLRPLSKETGVTVDDIAKRLIDYGFHAPTMSFPVAGTLMIEPTESEDLTELDRFCDTMIAIRAEIEKVSSGEWPADDNPLHNAPHTAAALGGEWNHAYTRDEAVFPAGVSAADKYWPPVRRIDGAFGDRNLVCSCPPMDEYDN